The segment ATCATGAGCTTTTTTGGTGATGGTTTAGAGTTTAAAGCATGAACCTGACGTAATTTGACCTTCTTTGACCCTACCTTGATGTACTCTGACGTTGACTGTATTGCAGTTTATTGTTCATAAACCCTTTAAATGCAGTTTATTGTTCATAAACCCTTCAAATGATGAAAATAGTCAAAAGGTTTTAATTTTATCTACTAAAGGTCCAACCAACTCAATTGCAGGAACTTCATTGGTTTAGGTTTTTAAAGCTGAAGAAGTGAATTAGGTGGCCTAAAGCATTTAGCATTCTAGAACAGGTTTGTTTCACCATCTAGTGTATTAAAGTGATCTCAGAATATGCAACTATCTATGCAAGCAATATAGATTTGAGGCTGATTCAATTCTACAAAAATGCTACCCAGAATCATCTTTTGCTTTGCAGTTGTTATAGCCATTGCGGTGGTTGTCCTATTGGCCTTGCTCTCACCGGTAAGCCACAGAAGTTCATCAAAGAACCCTTCCAGACCTTGGCTGGCCCTCTCCATGTACATTCAACACCCACACATCTCAAGGTCTAGTGTCCAACCTGTTGCCCAGTCAGATGCCGGAGCCTTCGTCTTTCACCGTGCCCTCACGGAGGGACCGAAGAACACGTCTCGAATAGTCGGGAAAGCCCAAGGCTTCATTATTCCGATTGAACATTTCGCCGATTCCGCATTCAACATAATTTATCTCACTTTCGAAACACCCAAGCTCAATGGGAGCCTGAGTATCCAGGCCAATAATGTGGAACACGAGGATAGGCAAGAACTAACAGTGGTTGGAGGAACAGGTTATTTTGCATTTGCACGTGGGCTTGCAGTGTTCATGCAGACTAAATCCCAATCATCTGAAGCTGATCCCACTTATCATGTAAAGCTTCAGCTTAGATTTCCCAATAGATCTCAGACCATTCCAGGGTGAGGCAGCAAAAGTAGAACCATCTGTTGGGCATGATCCTTGTTTTAAAAGATCCAAATTTACAATGATAAATTTTGAACTGCCTAAATTAAACAAAACCCAGCATAAGGAAGATGATTTCCAAGTCCAAGATCTGGTAAAAAGGACATGAACCAGGATTCAAAATGCTTAATAGTTGAGGAATGGTTGCAGCCCGTGGAAACGGAAGTTAGGCTTTagagttaattttattttatggagTTTGAGTTTTGATACAATTAATATTTCCAGTTATTGGATTGGTTAGAGTTTGCAGTGTAATTAATACGAAATTATAGtgtttaaataataaaagaagcaaaagctaattatgtgtttttaaaaatgttaaagagACCTTACTTCCAACCCGGTTTATACAGAGAAATCGGGCCGAGCCTCTCGGTTTATAATTTTCGTCCATAAATAGCCGGCTCATAttactttcctttctttttcctaatttatttttttatttggacTGTGTCTGGTAAAGAGCTAGTCAAGcaattttcacattttatctcTTGCTTTATTTCTATCTATCTCTTGGAGATTCGGCAACTGGCGAGCTTCCGTCGGTTGAAGGAATACGAAATGGCAAAGTCGAGCGCGGACGATGAGGAGTTAAGGCGAGCTTGCGAGGCCGCAATCGAAGGCACGAAGCAGAAGATCGTGATGTCGATTCGCGTCGCTAAAAGCCGCGGGATCTGGGGTAAATCTGGCAGATTGGGTCGCAACATGGCTAAACCTAGAGTCCTTGCTCTCTCCGGTACGTCTTTTTCCACTTGCAATGTTTTCTTTACTTCAATTTAGAAAAACTGATAACCTTTTTACTTATTTTCGACTGAAAACTTGTTGATCATGCTAGAATCGTGTTAAATATGGACTAGTGAACTAATCTTTACGGTTGTAGAATTGTGAAAAACTGTTAGGTCGGTTCAAGTTCTAGGAGTATTAGCTATGCTTTGGAAAGGtttttgaattaaaataatatgattGGATTTGAAGTGGCATGTCTCTTATTCGTCTTGTGGGGTTCTTGTTTAGAATAATACTGGATCCTTGTAGCCTTTTTTTGTTGCTTGTGCTTACGAAGAACTATCATTTGTGCAGTGAAATCAAAAGGTCAGGAAACTGAAGCTTTTCTGCGAGTTTTGAAGTATTCTTCAGGAGGAGTTCTTGAGGTAATTATCTCTTGTTATGATATTTCAGAAAACGTGTGTTAGGACAGGCAAGAATAAGTGCATAAACGTTATCCTATGAGTTTGTTATTCTTTATTGAGTAAGCCTTGTAATAGTGTTACTACGTGGTAGCTTACTACAGCTGAACTTGGAATGATGGGGGCAGTCGTCATGAGGTTGCATTTGGCTTAGCTGTAATAATTTCTTTACCTCGGCGGCTGTGCTGGCTTGTGTTACCAAAATTTGTTACCTAActatgaattgagaattgaatcaTAAGATCCAAATCCTGGATCTTTTGCAATCTATTTCTCTAATTCTGATGATCCTTCTATTCACAAAAGAAGCATGGCATTCTAGAATAAAGAAAAAGTCAACAATGAATTGCAATTGATGAGAGGAAAAACTGGGAAGAAAAATAGTCACCAGAAAATAGCTGTGAAGTATGGATCTTAGAATCCAGACTTAAATATGTTTTGGGGCTTTTAATTTTTGTTCTCTTATAGAagtttaatgatattatttttatttttgaccttttaaatttttatatcaaTCTAGGTTTAATGTTTTTTAACCATggttatgtatttatttttacatttatgaaaactaattatatttattagtaatttatattattttaattaaggtGAACTGTATGTATTTTCTGAAAACGTTGTGTTCCAATTAATTGTACTATGTATCTGTTAAGCAAACTAAAGAAGATTACCCATATCAAATTATGTTCCAAATAAGTTACGATTTATGTCCCTGTTCTTTGTACCAGACTGATCCATATACCTGGTACCATTGGTGCTGGCCCATTTATTTTTTGTTAGGCCTTGGTATTACAGTTGCCTGCCCCTCTGGCTTCATTATACTAATTTAGTTGATTATTATTCATCATACATCAGGCTTATATGTTACCAGAATGATATCAATGTGTGATTATTTGGCTTTTGCAGATATTAGTGTTGAATCAAGAGTCATAAGATGAAGAAAGTAGGATGTAGTGTTCTTCGTTGTTCTTATGGATCATATCTTTCCTTTTCTTACTTAAGTTTGCTTTTGATGAAAATAAAGATAAACATAATTTAAGCTAGCCATTTATCTACCTCTTCAAGTGAAACATGGAATAAATTTATACAATCACTTTTAGCATCACTGAGAAGAGAATGTTACTGGTATAAGCTTAAAgcaaaatttgttaatttttagtTCAAAGGGCAGGGAACTATTTGATTAAGGATGAAGTTCTTAAGTCTTAACTGGTCGGTATTCTAGATTTATTGATTTTAAGATTATATTTTGGCATaagaattaattgaaattttgcaGCCTGCAAAGTTATACAAGCTGAAGCATCTTTCAAAGGTGGAGGTTGTGACTAATGACCCTAGTGGATGCACTTTTACTTTGGTAACCCCTTTCTTGTGTTCTTTTTCTATTGGTTATTGAATTAAGATTTTGTGTTGAAAGCTGTATGTTGTTTGATCCTTGTCTATGTGATTTAGAGAAGCAACTGAGCAAAAGTAGAATACATTACTTCTTTTCTTTGCTCTCCTTGCACGGGGTATTTCTCCAACTTCTAACTGCACTTCTTATAGGGATTTGATAATCTCAGAAGCCAAAGTGTTGCTCCACCTCAGTGGACTATGCGCAATATTGATGACAGGTAATTGAAATATCTCTGGACTGAAGATATCACCCTTTTTCTGTTGGCCGTTTCTTTTGCCCCTTCTTTGGATCCTTTCTTTTGGTACTTCAACAAAAATGTTTATCTTCTTTTCTTAATTGTTCCTTAAATTTACTCTTTTCTTAATTGTTCCTTAAATttattcttaaatatttttgcaGGAACCGCCTTTTATTATGTATCTTAAACATCTGCAAAGATGTACTGGGTTGTCTTCCCAAAGTTGTTGGTGTAGATATTGTGGAAATGGCTCTTTGGGCTAAGGTAAGCTAGatcattttattctttccaatttCTTGACTCTTAAATTGATGCTAAATATTTTTTGTAAAGCAAATTAGAGGTCCTTCATGGAACTCAGAAAAGCTGTAATTATGCAGAGCGTAACATAAGCTTTTAGTTGCTGATAAAAGCTTAAGGATATTTTAACTTATTGGCCCTTGTGGATTGGTGGTCATTCTGAGGAGTATAATTTCATTTGTTAAGTCTGATTTTGCTTAGAATTTCTAGCAAATTTGTTTTCCCCTAAAATTTAAAATGCCCATGTCAATAGTTTTGTCAAATCTATCTTTTCTTTATTGGTTTGACTTGTATATTGTATCTAGGAAAATACACCCTCAGTCACTACTCAAAGAAATCTACAAGATGGACCAGTTGCAACTACAGTACCAGAAAGTGGCATGAAAGTGACTGTTGAAAAGGAACTCGTCTCTCAAGTAGAGGAAGAGGACATTGAGGCTCTCTTGGGCACGTATGTTCTTTTATTCTGTTCTAACGTTCTTCAGTGAATATCAAATGCCCATACCTATATGTTGCAtttgcatttaataataataataattattcttGAACCACCTGCCAAATTATTGAGATGGTTAGATCACAGCTAGTGTTATAGTTCTATCTACTTCTCTAGAAGGAGATAAGAAAGGGGGGGTATCCTAGCAGTAATATCTGCCATTTCTTGGTAATGGAGCCAAAAAATTTGAATATATGGGTTGGTCCTTGTAGTGGTCATAGTTCGTAGTTAGTATATGATTCTTGATTTCTTTTTCTTCATCTGTTTCATTGCATAATTGAAAAGGCAATATACCATTTATTGTGTTTGGTAATTGTTGAAGCCCCTCAATCCTGTTGTAATGTTTTTTTATCATAACATGGTACACAGCTATGTCATGGGCATTGGTGAAGCAGAAGCATTTTCTGAACGGTTGAAGCGAGAGCTTCATGCCCTGGAAGCAGCAAATGTGCATGCCATTTTGGAAAGTGAACCTCTAGTAGATGAGGTATTTCCTTCTATTTTTGCTTTTTGATTGTGTTTTTCTTCTCCTTAATTTTATTCTCAGATCTCACTTTCAGCATGCTGGGATTTTTAGGAATCAATAGCCTGCATTGTTCCCTTTCTTTAGGGCTCATCTGGTCCAGGCCCACCCCCTTATGCATTAGGCATCAAACAGGCTTATCAGATATTCTATGCAGTCTTGTTTACTCCCATTTCTGATACACTCAAGTAAACCAATTCTACTTTGATTTCTAATCATTCTTCTACGAGAGCTCCTCATTATGTTTGCCTACTCCTGAGTCCTGAGTAGTTCCTATGAATATGTTGCTGTGCTTGAAGAACTTTTGTtatctttcatcttttcttttgacatttttaattGCTTTAGGTGTTTAGGATATCCTTTGAACTTTTTGTGTGAAAAATCTTGATTAAACTTAGTGGTGCTGATATTCACCTCCATTAACTATATGCTTCTTACTAAGCTAACTAATTATTATGTTAACTTTCAGGTCTTGCAAGGGCTAGAGGCAGCAACAAGTTGTGTTGATGACATGGATGACTGGTTAGGCATGTTCAATGTCAAATTACGACATATGAGAGAAGACATTGAATCGGTAGGGAAGCTTTTGTATGGTCTATTAATATGTAGGATCTGTTTTCATCCTTTCTAGTCATTATTCGATCATTCACATGCTTCTAGTTTGCTGCTAGTTTTTTCATGAAACTAAATTATAAAGATTAAACTGTATATATTCTTTACTTCAACATTTGACCTCGAATGCTGTTGTGAACTCTATTTCACAACATACCAGATAGAGAGCCGCAACAACAAGTTAGAGATGCAATCTGTAAATAATAAATCACTCATTGAAGAACTTGATAAGCTTCTTGAACGACTGCGTGTCCCTTCTGAGGTATGTTATCCATTACCATGTTTTGTTTAGATTCAGCCTATGTATGTAGCCTGTATTCACCTTAACAATGTTTTTATTGGTTGTAGTATGCAGCATGTCTGACAGGAGGCTCGTTTGATGAGGCTCGCATGCTTCAAAATGTTGAAGCATGTGAGTGGTTAACTGGTGCTTTGCGTGGCCTTCAAGTACCTAACTTGGATCCCAGTTATGCAAAAATGCGAGCTGTATGGACCCTTGTCTCATTCCTCCAGTTTTAAAGTTTGTAGTTAGGCAAATAATTCAGTAGATCATGTGGCACATGGTATTGCTATTGGGCTAGGTTTCTGAAGTTCTGAAGTACCTAATTCTGATCCTActtttctttttttatctttGTTTTAGGTTAAAGATAAGCGGGCAGAACTCGAAAAACTAAAAGCTACATTTGTCCGGAGAGCTTCTGAGTTTTTGAGAAACTACTTTGCCAGTTTGGTGGATTTTATGATTGGTGACAAAAGCTATTTCTCTCAGGTTTTTCCTTCATTTTGTTTTCAGTTTTGATAACAAGTATAAACTATGATACTAGGGTTCCTAACTGTTGTTCATCTGCTTGCTTTAAACAGCGGGGACAGTTGAAGAGGCCTGATCATGCTGACTTGCGGTATAAATGCAGGACGTATGCTCGCCTTCTGCAACATTTAAAGGTCAAATTACTGATCAAGTCTAACATCTGTAAAATATTTGGTCtcaatatttctaataattttgtTTCTGCTTGTTCTCAGAGTCTTGATAAGAGCTGCTTGGGTCCTTTAAGGAAAGCTTATTGTAGCTCCCTTAACTTACTTCTGCGCCGTGAGGTTGGTAATTCAAAATAAGATTTTCCATTATTCAATAACAAGAAATGTCTTTCTCATTCAAGCTTTATGTTGGTTACAACGCTTCATAAATGGTTAAATTCTGTTTAGGCTCGTGAATTTGCCAATGAGCTTCGTGCTAGTACAAAAGCATCAAGAAATCCAACTGTATGGCTGGAGGCTTCCACAGGTGGCAGTCAAAGTGGGAATAGTGCAGACACTTCAGCGGTTTCTGATGCTTATGCCAAAATGCTGACAATTTTTATTCCCCTACTTGTAGATGAGGTAGTCCTTCCCTGCACTATTAGTACAAGAGGTTACATGCATTCCCTAGTCttgatttattgaaaatttattCCTTCATGGCTCAAACTGCAGAGTTCTTTCTTTGCACACTTCATGTGCTTTGAAGTTCCTGCACTTGCTCCCCCTGGAGGTGTTGCTAATGGTAGTAAAAGTGGATCCTATGATGATGATACCAATGATGATGATCTGGGCATTATGGATATTGATGACAATGATAGTAAAGCTGGTAATCATTTCTCTTGTGACTTTATAATTTGTGGTAATAAATCTCCCTTAATTTCAAACTGAAGAATGTTGtaactattttattttactaGGTAAAACTTATGCTGATCTTCAATCACTAAATGAGTCACTACAGGATTTGCTCGATGGAATTCAAGTATGTAAGCTATTGCAGTCTTTTGCAGATAGATTTTCTGTCATTCGTTATAGTTTCTGACTTTCTGGAACCAGAATGTCTTCCCAAATTTCGGTGCTTTTTGTGCATGCTCATTATTGTAGAGTTTGCATgttcttttcattcattgtactTTGTTCTCCTTGTTTATATCATTATGCCTTTATAATGTTGCTTGGTAGGCACTCTCTTGTTTGCAATcccaatttctgttttttttctGGATTACAGGAAGACTTTTATGCTGTAGTTGATTGGGCATACAAGATTGACCCTCTGCGTTGCATATCCATGCATGGTATAACAGAGCGCTATCTATCTGGCCAGAAAGCTGATGCGGCAGGATTTGTGCGTCTCCTGCTTGGTGCTCTTGAATCAAAAATTTCTATGCAGTTCAGCCGGGTAAGTTTGTATGGAAACTGAAATTTTTATGACCTTTTGTATTTAGTATGAATCTAACTGGTTTAAGCTGCAACTGGATTTGCAGTTTGTTGACGAGGCTTGCCATCAAATTGAAAGAAATGAACGCAACGTGCGACAAATGGGAGTCTTGTCTTACATCCCTCGGTAAAGTGAACCATAGCCTTTATAAGATTTCAGAGTGCACATTTGAGATCAAAGCTGATAAAAATTTTAAGAGAAAAAAGCTACAAGTAGCTGTTTCCCTTTATGGTTTGAAAATGTTTTGCCTTTTCAGGCATATATTATCAACATGCTATCAATATTATCTCCAACATAGCTAGGTTCCACATTATTATGTGATGCTTGCTTGTCATGTTTTACTTCAGTTGGTTTTAAACAGTTCATATGTATTTATGCACAGGTTTGCAACTCTAGCCACCCGCATGGAACAGTACATTCAAGGACAATCACGGGACTTGGTTGATCAAGCATACACCAAATTTGTAAGTCCTATCTTCAGCTTGATATCCTTGTTATTTTGGATTAGTTGTAGTGTGGTTAAGTGAGCTCTTGATGGATCATATTGTAGTCTTAGCATTGTGACGAGACTTAAGCATGTAAAGAGTTCTAGTGTTGCTACTATTTAGCAAATTGTTGCATGAAATAGAATGATAAGTCACTAAGCATTCTTTCAAGCTACTTATGCTGATGGTTAATAAGCAAGGCCGTCTTCCATGTACTTATGATCTGTTTAGCTGCTTCTTTTATTCTTGCTTTCTTGATAAGATTTAGTTCATTGTGGTGACAAATcaactctttttatttttttattttttccatgtTATTATCTTCTGAATATGCTTTCCTGAAAGAATATTGTCATTGCAAATATTGTTTGGCAGGTTAGCGTTATGTTTGCTACTCTTGAAAAACTGGCACAAACGGATCCAAAATatgctgatatatttcttttagaAAATTATGCAGCATTCCAGAATAGGTCTGCATCTTTTTCCTATGGCTAAGGGTATGGGTATAATATTTCTTTTGTTTCTTGAGGCTAATTTTTTCCCTCTCCATGCATACTTTACAGCTTGTATGATCTGGCCAATGTTGTGCCCACCTTAGCCAAATTTTATCACCAAGCAAGTGAAGCATATGAACAAGCATGTACACGTCATATCAGCATGATAATATACTATGTAAGTAATCCACCTTGGTGGCTTTTTAGTTGCTTCACTCATTATTGTTAAGCAGTGATGTTAAATGGTTGTGGAGATACTGATAAGTGTTCCATGTTACGATTCAGTCTTTACAATTGTTTTCTTTTTGCAGCAATTTGAACGACTGTTCCAATTTGCTCGAAAGATTGAGGATTTAATGTTTACAATTTCAGCGGAAGAGGTTAGCATGTTACTGATTGTACTTTCCCAGGTTCATAATTTATGCAGGGTTTTATCAGATCGCTCCTCAAGAGCGTCTGTTCCACTTTTGACTAAATTTACATAACAAGCCATAATATGCTTTGCATTACCCTCTCATCTTTAGCAAAGTCAGAATCCCATGATAAATTGGAAAAACaaagccttttttttttaaataatgaaattactGCCAGTGGTCATCTCCAGACTTTTGCAGATTGTTATCAAATGAATGATTTGGCTGACTTTGTCCTCCACAAATTTCAGATACCTTTTCAGCTTGGATTGTCTAAAATGGATCTCCGGAAGATGTTAAAATCCAGTTTATCTGGGGTGAGTTGAACATCAACTTTTGGAACACATTGTCCTTAGTTTCAAATGGTGGAATTTAAATCTAGATCTGTCTCTTACAGGTTGACAAATCTATTACTGCAATGTATAAGAAGTTGCAGAAGAACTTGACATCTGAGGAGCTGTTACCCTCTTTGTGGGACAAGTGCAAGGTAAGCTAACTTCTTCTATTTCTAAAACCGATCAAGGCTTTAGTGTTTTTGCCAAAGTATTATGCATTGTGCATCGTTAATCAATGCTATGGGAAAGAGCATTAGAACAACCCAGGTGGATTATGAGGTTGAAGGAAGAAGGGAGGGAATTTGAGTTGGTTGGTTTGGTGATATATTGCTGGTTTCTTACTAGTTTTATTTCTTGTAAATTTGACAGAAAGAGTTTCTGGACAAGTACGATAGCTTTGCCCAACTCGTTGCCAAAATTTACCCCACGGAAACCATCCCATCGGTTAGTGAAATGAGAGACCTGCTTGCTTCCATGTAAAAGGGACAGATTTTGCCTTCTGTATAATCTTCTGTATTTTCCATTTGGAGCGGAGAGCCGTATTAGCTTGCTCTAATTATTAAAGTTGTAATATAATAGACAATCGCCCCTCCAAAACCCATATTTCAATTTATTTGAAACTTACCCATTATATTCATTCATTATCGGATAGAAGTTGCTGTTGTATCATGTTCAATGTAAAATTGTTTTATTTGTCTGCTCTACATTTCgtaaggtttaatagagttttTGGAATTCCATtctttaattctcaaaaatctcCACATAGTTGGTGCGCAGAGTCGATGTTTGTTCTATTCCATTCCTCATATGCCAGCCAACGTATTAATATGATTGGTTTATGACATCATGGATTGCACTCTTGATGGGCGTTGAATTTTCTTTCCTAGCTGGTTTCTTTTCTCTTAGAAGTACGCTTGCTTATCAAGGAAATGGCAACGAAGATATTCATTAGGGTCAAGCACATTGATGGATGCAGCTTCCATGTTAGCTATAAAGTACTTGCTGATTCGAAGGATCCATAAATAAACTCTCATCAACGTCCACGCAGTCTATTTATCAAACTCACGCCTACCCTAATGAACTTAGGAGTCGACTTCATGATGTGGCAAGTTGCTTTCATTGTTTGAATTGAGACCACTGAATTTGAATCTCTCTGCAGCATATTTTTCCCTAAGAACCTTCCTCTCTCTCTTTGTCTCTGTGCTTCATGATAATAGTTggataaatttcatattttaataattttgccaaaactaataaaatacttttatagCTCTGTATTCAGAATTGatagcaaaaaaataaaaatcttggGTAAAGGTTTTATGTCACTATGTCTAATTAACCAAATCACATCCAATCTGTATCGTTAAACCGtcgtttattattttattattcggtttatcattttattattatttgtggGTGTTgtgagcatatatatatatatataagtagatGACTCACAGGATTccgttttccttttctttcttttttatatttttttactagCGATTGCGTGAATTACTTAACCAGGAGCAGTTTACTAGGGTTTATCGCCTTATATTGTATACATACAGAATCCCTTCCCCTTGGGATTTTATTATATTAAGCAATCAATAAATAAGTCTCATTCTCAGTCTTTTCATCATATCATAGGCTTTGGCTTTGGAGTTTGCAAAAccaaagaagggttttcaattttCAAGCTGCCTTCCACTTGTAATATCTTCTCCTAGGTTTTTCAGTTTTCTTTTGTCTATGGCTGCTTCTGATTCTGACGATGTGAACCTTGCCTATGACGATACTGCTGACGACTACTTCTATCTCGACGATACGGATGATGACTTACATCCACCCCAAGCCAGCGACAGCCTTGATGACGATCAACTCCAAGGCAGCGACAGCCATAATGACGATGATGACGATCTACTCCAAAACAGCGACTGGCATGATGACGGTGATCATGATTGTGACGATAACGATGATGGTGATGAGAATGcacttgaagaagatgaacatgatTCCCCAATATCTGGCCAAAACTATAGTGTTTTAACTGAAGCAGATATACGCCATCGTATAAAAGATAACATCGCTGAAGTCTCTTCTGTCCTGTCTATATCGAAAAACGAGGCAAGTAGCTTACTCCTTCACTATAATTGGAGTGTTAATAATATGTTTGATTCATGGTTTGCCGATGAAAAAGCAGCCCGTGAAAAGGCAGGCTTGTTTCTCGAACCCTTGATCGGGTCACCTGATCATGACAGCAGTATTTGTGTAATCTGCTTTGAA is part of the Gossypium arboreum isolate Shixiya-1 chromosome 5, ASM2569848v2, whole genome shotgun sequence genome and harbors:
- the LOC108486682 gene encoding exocyst complex component SEC3A gives rise to the protein MAKSSADDEELRRACEAAIEGTKQKIVMSIRVAKSRGIWGKSGRLGRNMAKPRVLALSVKSKGQETEAFLRVLKYSSGGVLEPAKLYKLKHLSKVEVVTNDPSGCTFTLGFDNLRSQSVAPPQWTMRNIDDRNRLLLCILNICKDVLGCLPKVVGVDIVEMALWAKENTPSVTTQRNLQDGPVATTVPESGMKVTVEKELVSQVEEEDIEALLGTYVMGIGEAEAFSERLKRELHALEAANVHAILESEPLVDEVLQGLEAATSCVDDMDDWLGMFNVKLRHMREDIESIESRNNKLEMQSVNNKSLIEELDKLLERLRVPSEYAACLTGGSFDEARMLQNVEACEWLTGALRGLQVPNLDPSYAKMRAVKDKRAELEKLKATFVRRASEFLRNYFASLVDFMIGDKSYFSQRGQLKRPDHADLRYKCRTYARLLQHLKSLDKSCLGPLRKAYCSSLNLLLRREAREFANELRASTKASRNPTVWLEASTGGSQSGNSADTSAVSDAYAKMLTIFIPLLVDESSFFAHFMCFEVPALAPPGGVANGSKSGSYDDDTNDDDLGIMDIDDNDSKAGKTYADLQSLNESLQDLLDGIQEDFYAVVDWAYKIDPLRCISMHGITERYLSGQKADAAGFVRLLLGALESKISMQFSRFVDEACHQIERNERNVRQMGVLSYIPRFATLATRMEQYIQGQSRDLVDQAYTKFVSVMFATLEKLAQTDPKYADIFLLENYAAFQNSLYDLANVVPTLAKFYHQASEAYEQACTRHISMIIYYQFERLFQFARKIEDLMFTISAEEIPFQLGLSKMDLRKMLKSSLSGVDKSITAMYKKLQKNLTSEELLPSLWDKCKKEFLDKYDSFAQLVAKIYPTETIPSVSEMRDLLASM
- the LOC108485886 gene encoding dirigent protein 1, which encodes MLPRIIFCFAVVIAIAVVVLLALLSPVSHRSSSKNPSRPWLALSMYIQHPHISRSSVQPVAQSDAGAFVFHRALTEGPKNTSRIVGKAQGFIIPIEHFADSAFNIIYLTFETPKLNGSLSIQANNVEHEDRQELTVVGGTGYFAFARGLAVFMQTKSQSSEADPTYHVKLQLRFPNRSQTIPG